One part of the Desulfuromonas sp. genome encodes these proteins:
- a CDS encoding cold-shock protein, with product MAEGTVKWFNDSKGFGFIEQDNGPDVFVHFSAIAGDGFKSLAEGDRVSFDVVEGQKGPQSANVQKI from the coding sequence ATGGCCGAAGGTACAGTCAAGTGGTTTAACGATTCCAAGGGTTTCGGGTTCATCGAGCAGGACAACGGCCCCGACGTGTTCGTGCACTTTTCCGCTATCGCGGGCGACGGCTTCAAATCCCTGGCCGAAGGCGACCGCGTCAGCTTCGACGTTGTCGAGGGCCAGAAGGGCCCCCAGTCGGCCAACGTGCAGAAAATCTAG
- a CDS encoding YajD family HNH nuclease has product MTRSFGPRGRRPKPGKSQEELDEIVRRMKAEQAAPENYRELSLKRHDWVCAKCGREFELSDLHLLTVHHRDGNHHNNPRDGSNWENLCVYCHDDEHSRSLLADELVGKDDGGDG; this is encoded by the coding sequence ATGACCCGATCCTTTGGACCGCGAGGCCGGAGACCGAAACCGGGCAAATCCCAGGAAGAACTGGACGAGATCGTACGCCGAATGAAGGCGGAGCAGGCCGCACCGGAGAACTACCGTGAGCTTTCCCTCAAGCGGCACGACTGGGTCTGCGCCAAATGCGGACGGGAGTTCGAACTGAGCGACCTCCACCTGCTCACCGTCCACCACAGGGACGGCAACCACCACAACAATCCCCGGGACGGCAGCAACTGGGAAAATCTCTGCGTCTACTGCCACGACGACGAACACAGCCGGTCACTGCTGGCCGATGAACTGGTCGGCAAGGACGATGGCGGGGACGGATGA